Proteins from a single region of Pseudomonas sp. BSw22131:
- a CDS encoding lactate permease LctP family transporter, which yields MQTWQQLYTPLGSLGLSALAAVIPIVFFFFALAVFRLKGHVAGTITLVLAVLVAIFAFQMPAGMAIAAALYGFCYGLWPIAWIIIAAVFLYKLTVKSGQFEIIRSSVMSITDDQRLQVLLIGFCFGAFLEGAAGFGAPVAITAALLVGLGLNPLYAAGLCLIANTAPVAFGALGIPIIVAGQVSGLDAFKIGAMAGRQLPLLSVFVPFWLMFMMDGLRGVKETWPAALIAGGSFAVVQFLTSNYIGPELPDITSALVSLISLTLFLKVWQPARAGETQVASAGGAAVTVAGGPGGFGQPRATTKSPYSLGAIFKAWSPFLILTVIVTIWTLKPFKALFAAGGALEAWTMNIAIPFLDKMVIKGAPIVATPTPMPAIYKFDLIAASGSAILFSAILAMIVLRISPKTGLTTFKETLFELRWAIVSIGMVLAFAFVMNFSGMSSTLALVLAGTGAAFPFFSPFLGWLGVFLTGSDTSSNALFGSLQATTAHQVGVSDILMVAANSTGGVTGKMISPQSIAVACAATGLVGRESDLFRFTLKHSIFFATIVGCITYAQAYWFTGMLVH from the coding sequence ATGCAAACCTGGCAACAGCTCTACACACCGCTCGGCAGTCTTGGACTATCCGCCCTCGCCGCTGTCATACCCATCGTGTTTTTCTTCTTTGCACTGGCCGTGTTCCGGCTTAAAGGGCATGTCGCCGGCACCATCACTTTGGTACTTGCGGTTCTGGTTGCCATCTTCGCGTTCCAAATGCCGGCCGGCATGGCCATCGCAGCGGCGCTTTACGGCTTCTGTTACGGCTTGTGGCCCATCGCATGGATCATCATTGCGGCAGTCTTTCTCTACAAACTCACGGTCAAGAGCGGTCAGTTCGAGATCATTCGCAGCTCGGTCATGTCGATCACCGACGACCAGCGTCTGCAAGTCCTGCTAATCGGCTTCTGCTTCGGTGCATTCCTTGAAGGTGCTGCAGGTTTCGGCGCACCGGTCGCCATCACCGCCGCATTGCTTGTAGGACTTGGGCTGAACCCACTGTATGCAGCTGGCCTTTGCCTGATAGCAAACACCGCGCCGGTCGCATTCGGCGCACTGGGTATTCCGATCATCGTCGCCGGACAGGTGTCGGGGCTGGATGCGTTCAAGATTGGCGCGATGGCGGGCCGTCAGTTGCCACTGCTGTCGGTGTTCGTACCGTTCTGGCTGATGTTCATGATGGACGGCTTGCGCGGTGTCAAAGAAACGTGGCCAGCAGCCTTGATCGCGGGCGGTAGTTTCGCTGTCGTACAGTTTTTGACGTCCAACTACATAGGCCCGGAACTGCCGGACATCACCTCGGCACTTGTCAGCCTGATCTCGCTGACGCTTTTCCTGAAAGTCTGGCAGCCCGCTCGCGCCGGCGAAACCCAAGTGGCCAGTGCTGGCGGTGCAGCTGTAACGGTCGCTGGTGGGCCTGGTGGCTTCGGTCAGCCGCGCGCCACTACAAAATCCCCTTACTCGCTCGGCGCCATCTTCAAGGCGTGGTCTCCGTTCCTGATCCTCACCGTGATCGTGACGATCTGGACGCTCAAGCCATTCAAGGCCCTGTTTGCCGCCGGTGGCGCGCTTGAAGCCTGGACCATGAACATCGCCATCCCGTTCCTGGACAAGATGGTCATCAAAGGCGCGCCAATCGTCGCAACACCGACGCCAATGCCCGCGATCTACAAGTTCGACCTGATCGCTGCGTCGGGCAGCGCGATCCTGTTCTCGGCCATTCTGGCGATGATCGTTTTGCGCATCAGCCCAAAAACAGGTCTTACCACTTTTAAAGAAACGCTGTTTGAGCTGCGCTGGGCCATCGTGTCCATCGGCATGGTGTTGGCCTTTGCCTTCGTCATGAACTTCTCGGGCATGTCGTCGACCCTCGCACTGGTCCTGGCTGGCACGGGCGCTGCGTTCCCGTTCTTCTCCCCGTTCCTGGGCTGGCTCGGCGTGTTCCTGACCGGTTCCGATACCTCGTCGAACGCCTTGTTCGGGTCGTTGCAAGCGACCACTGCGCACCAAGTGGGCGTCAGCGACATCCTGATGGTTGCCGCCAACTCAACAGGCGGCGTGACCGGCAAGATGATTTCGCCACAATCAATCGCCGTTGCGTGCGCGGCCACTGGCCTGGTGGGCAGGGAGTCCGACCTGTTCCGCTTCACGCTCAAACACAGCATCTTCTTCGCCACCATCGTGGGCTGCATTACCTATGCCCAGGCGTACTGGTTCACCGGCATGCTGGTTCACTAA